Part of the Ignavibacteriales bacterium genome is shown below.
AACATTACAGGAATTTCACATCGTTCCTCCGTGCACAAGGCTTGACAGGATTAGCCTATTCGTCGGGGCTCAGCATCATCAAAGAGGAAAAGAACAATCCTCCTGCAACCCACGCGGTCGTTCTGGCCGGGACGCTGATCAGCCCTGCCGATGTGTGTTGGTAAACGGGGATCGATGCGGTGTTCCACAAGCAGTGTGTTGTCTTGAGTTGACACCAAGGGAGAAATCGCTTACATTGGTTATGAGCATATACCCATAATCACCTCTTCTCAGAATATTCTCGTGATCATAAGATGGCCCGGCCCCCGAAATTCCGGCGTGTGACACATACTCCAGGGTTCACATACTTCAAACCTCAGGGCATACCAATGTCCTTGCTCGATGAAGTTGTCCTCACGATTGATGAGTTTGAAGCGCTCCGCCTGGCCGATCTGAAGGCGCATTCGCATGAAGAAGCCGCGGCGAAAATGAAAATCTCGCGCGCGACATTTGGAAGAATTATTGAAAAGGCGCGCCAAACGTTGGTGGGGGCAATTGTGAACGGCAAAGCGATCCGCATTGAGGGGGGCAACTTCCGGACGGATCAGCTGTCCGAATTCCAATGCAGAAACTGTAACCGGAGCTGGCAGTTCTCAAGATCTTCGGTTGAACAGAAAGACTGCCCCAAATGCAAACGGAGGGGGTGGTCGCAGTGAGTGATCTGGTTGTGAGGGTGGCGCTCGAATCTGTGCAGGTTTCGGTCCTTGTGCTCGTCATGATGGTGGGGGTGGATCTTGTCAATCTCTGGACCAGGGGACGGGTTGGGCCGTTCTTGATGAGGGGAAAGCACTGGAGGCAGTATGTCCTTGCTTCGGCGGTCGGAGCAATCCCTGGCTGTGCCGGGGCGTTCACAAACGTCTCGCTGTACATGCATGGCATGATCAGTTTCGGCGCCCTTGCCGGGGCAATGGCGGCAGTCTCGGGCGATGAGGCCTTTGTCATGCTTGCAATGTTCCCGAGGACTGCAGTGATTCTCATTGGAATTCTGCTGGTGCTGGGGATCTTGATTGGATGGATGACGGATCAGCTTGTCCGGCGGTGGCATATCCGCACATGCCATGACTGCGGAACGGAATTGATCCATAGAAACGCCGAGGGGGCTGCCCACTATCTCAAAGAGCACGTCTGGCGGCATATTATCAAACGACATCTCTGGAAAACAGTTCTCTGGACGTTTTTCGCTCTGATGGCAATCGAGTTCGGGATGCAGTACTGGGATCTCCAGGTGTTCGTCTCCGAGCACACGCTCACAATGTTGTTTCTCGTAGCGCTCGTGGGCCTGATACCGGAATCCGGTCCTCACCTCATCGTCGTGACCATGTATGCAAGCGGGCTCATCCCCTTTTCGATTCTGTTGACGAGTTCAATTGTGCAGGATGGTCATGGCATGCTGCCCATGCTGGCGTATTCTGTCAAAGACTCGCTGAAAATAAAAGGCTTCAACCTGGGGTTCGGATTGATGATCGGACTTGTGGTTAATCTGTTGGGATGGTGAAAATGAAAGACCTCGCACACAGTACCGCCTCGACAACAAAGCGCGGCTCGCAAGACTTCCACGCCGAATGTTTTGCATGTGCTCCGGCTCATGAACAGGGTTTGAGACTCCATTTCGATTCGAACGGGATCAATACGACC
Proteins encoded:
- a CDS encoding DUF134 domain-containing protein, with the protein product MARPPKFRRVTHTPGFTYFKPQGIPMSLLDEVVLTIDEFEALRLADLKAHSHEEAAAKMKISRATFGRIIEKARQTLVGAIVNGKAIRIEGGNFRTDQLSEFQCRNCNRSWQFSRSSVEQKDCPKCKRRGWSQ
- a CDS encoding arsenic efflux protein; translated protein: MSDLVVRVALESVQVSVLVLVMMVGVDLVNLWTRGRVGPFLMRGKHWRQYVLASAVGAIPGCAGAFTNVSLYMHGMISFGALAGAMAAVSGDEAFVMLAMFPRTAVILIGILLVLGILIGWMTDQLVRRWHIRTCHDCGTELIHRNAEGAAHYLKEHVWRHIIKRHLWKTVLWTFFALMAIEFGMQYWDLQVFVSEHTLTMLFLVALVGLIPESGPHLIVVTMYASGLIPFSILLTSSIVQDGHGMLPMLAYSVKDSLKIKGFNLGFGLMIGLVVNLLGW